Proteins from one Prinia subflava isolate CZ2003 ecotype Zambia chromosome 22, Cam_Psub_1.2, whole genome shotgun sequence genomic window:
- the LOC134561042 gene encoding transforming growth factor-beta receptor type 3-like protein, translating into MSLDAAAEHLSTGSAAPGRGPHPGAPREPCGHCPGPGAAAEHGGGGGAGQDPGGDGGSGRRLGDSGDTGARSAAEPAAPAERAALGRARAGRASTPGCRLWVSLLPQPGWVHLSPFSAFFPSLAVVSDSCGSGNHSVRLSLSPAGDAAPGVPGVPQPSQDTLLALVALQSNSSQALLQLHSCCVSPSASPGAAGAQCCLFHRLPSECGHIQLLQGGSSRAASFSIQLFQMLNRSVAYLHCQLGVCLPGQPGCEQGCLEGVEPLPQPSDRTSHGNLHNLVSLGPVWRMNNSFLHKPVEGAAPAVSPLLLAGLAACAALGAAVPGLWLRRRHGAKPGPHPPPGELRGL; encoded by the exons ATGTCCCTGGATGCAGCTGCCGAgcacctgagcacaggcagcG CTGCTCCCGGCCGGGGGCCTCACCCAGGTGCCCCCCGGGAGCCCTGCGGGCActgccccggcccgggggcCGCTGCTGAGCACGGAGGAGGcggaggagcagggcaggacccGGGAGGTGACGGAGGGAGCGGCCGAAGGCTCGGGGACAGCGGTGACACCGGCGCCCGGAGCGCTGCGGAGCCAGCGGCACCAGCGGAGCGGGCTGCGCTCGGACGCGCCCGTGCTGGACGGGCAAGTACCCCCGGCTGCCGGCTTTGGGTGTCGCTGCTGCCGCAGCCCGGCTGGGTCCATCTGAGccctttttctgcctttttccccAGCCTTGCAGTCGTGAGCGACTCCTGCGGCTCCGGGAACCACTCGGTGCGGCTGAGCCTGAGCCCTGCGGGGGACGCGGCCCCCGGGGTCCCCGGggtgccccagccctcccaggaCACGCTCCTGGCTCTGGTGGCCCTGCAGAGCAAcagcagccaggccctgctgcagctccactcGTGCTGCGTGtccccctctgccagccccggggctgcgggggcccAGTGCTGCCTCTTCCACAG GCTGCCCTCGGAGTGCGGGcacatccagctgctgcagggcggCAGCTCCAGGGCCGCCAGCTTCTCCATCCAGCTGTTCCAGATGCTGAACCGCTCCGTGGCCTAcctgcactgccagctgggggTGTGCCTGCCGGGCCAGCCGGGCTGTGAGCAG GGCTGCTTGGAAGGTGtggagccccttccccagcccagtgacaggaccagcCATGGAAACCTGCACAACCTGGTGTCCCTCGGGCCTGTCTGGAGGATGAACAACAGCTTTCTGCACAAACCAGTGGAAG GTGCCGCTcccgccgtgtccccgctgCTGCTGGCCGGGCTCGCTGCCTGCGCTGCCCTGGGCGCCGCTGtcccggggctgtggctgcGCCGCCGGCACGGAGCCAAGCCCGGCCCGCATCCCCCGCCCGGAGAGCTCCGCGGGCTGTGA